ctgaaatggcccctCTGGGCTCTTATCAGGCctggccgggggtggggcctcggggggagaggaggagcagggggcggggccccgTGGTGAAGGGGGCTAAGGCCCACCTCAGCCCAGCACTGGGAAGATGCTTCCTCTGCCAATCCGTGTCTgccccaggtagggtgaccagatgtcccgattttatagggacagtcccgatttttgggtctttttcttatataggctcctattaccccccaaccccgtcccgatttttcacacttgttctctggtcaccctagccccaggCTACTTCACTTGTGTTAAAAAATGGGTTGCCATGAGGGGCCATTGATGAAATCACCCCATGCAGAGTATTTTTAAGAAGGTTGAGTTGTTGGACCCACACCACCTCCCTCATTCAGCTAAAGCTTTGACACCCCTTTCTGCTGGCGGCACAgggtgtggggtgtgtgaaaGGGGAGACCATGTGGCCCTATCACAGGAGCGGAGACCTGAAGCAGTTGGCACCTCTGGGGGCTGTTTACAGTATTCAGTGACTCCCCTTaatccctctcccacccacacaccctttCGAGTTCCTGGAGGACTTGTGggacccaggggtggctctacatattcggccgccccaagcagtcatgcgcgggagatgccccggagccccgggagcagcggacctcccgcaggcatgactgcggagggtccgctggtcgcgcggctcggctggacatCCCGCAGCTGTGGACGGTTgactggtccggcggctccagtggagcttccgcagtcatgcctgcgggaggtccagccgatccgcgcgaccagcgaaccgtccgcagtcatgcctgcagcaggtctggtcatcccggggctctggtggacctcccgcaggcatgactgcggcaggtccactggcccagcctgccgcccctgctggcaaatgccgccccacgcgcatgcttgccgcgctggggtctggagccaacCCTGGTGGGACCTCCCCCCCCCATGGAGTAAGATACAATCACAAATAAACCTTTCATCAATGTCATACAGTGGTCACCAAAGATACTGCGTGTGGTTGCAATGTATGTCACAACATGATGTCTAATGGCCAATCAGAACACAGGACTTCCTAATGCTGTTTTTTAACTTCCCATAAATTATAGACTCACCCTTCTCCAAGAATAGGGATAGGCTGGACTTTGGACATCAGATTAGCAGCGATACCATTAGATAGAATTATAATACACATGAACTCTTGCTACACACTATGATGATTACTGATCATATTAGCTCCATCCTCAGAATGAAACCTCCCAACACAAAGTGGAAACTTGAGTGTTTTAAAATTTGGAAGAGCAGCTCAGAGACCTCTCTCCTTAATTTAAGAATAGAAGCAGATCGCAGCCTGCATGAAAACGTCCTCAGGGCAGACAGAACATTGCAAAGCACTAGCTATGAGATCCTCCTAGAAAGAAAGGGACAAAGCCATTCAAGTGTAGCGCTATAAGTTACAATTCACCATAGGCAGTAAATCAAAGGCAACTGACAGATGTCAAAGAGTCAACATGATTAACTTGATCTTCACCCATCATCAGGAGAAGGTCCTTTACCAATGTAGTCTGTGTACTAAACACTGGCTAACGACCAGACTGACAGGAATCAAGGAAATCTGAGGTCCCCACAACTAGCACTAGAGTGGCCTTGACAACAAATTTTTGATGACCTTTCCCTTAAAAAGCAGATAATAGACAGGGCAATAACTGAGAAGATTTTTACTGTCAAAAACTGATGTCTTTACTAAGGGCCTATTGGTCACTTTCTTGCCCTAAATTTCTTCTGATAATGGTCCCAATGTCTCCCAGTTGGATTTTATTAGAGTCTAACTCACGGGTTATAACCCAAAGAGCAGTAGGAACTTCCACTATCTTAGTGAGTGACAGTGGCTCATATTCAAGCAGAGATGACAGTATTTGTCCCCCACAGATAAGTCGACCGCTCTGGAGTCTGAAAACTTGGTCTGAATCTGCATGTTATTTTCTGAGAAATGGGTTAAAACACCCTCACAGTGAAAACTACTTGATTTCATATGTCACTAGAAGCAACATAGATCCACCAGGCCTTTTGTCACTGGGAATAGCTTTGCTGATCAGGACTTTGCAAAAGTTAGCTGGAGGCTAAGAAGCCCAGTGGTGCCTCATGCAAAGCCCTTGGCACAAGATATCAAAATGTTCTCATGCTGCAGTTGGTAAGAATCAGGCAGTGATTCTGGCCCCCATTGTTCCAGCCCCCAATTTTCCCTCTTCCTCCGTCACAGACCATCTGTATATACCCTGATGACCTGTGAGAACATGGCTAGGAAGACGGTATTTAGAAATTATTGTATCAACTGCAGAGGGCAAATATTAAGCAGAAAAAAAGATTATTAATGCCACAGTTattgggtgaggggggaggggcatgaCATTAGGATCATCCCTTGCACTGGCAGCCCACAGTACTTTGTAAATTTTCCCAGAACCACCTGCTGCAGAGAGCTGTGCCATGAGCTAGGCTGTAGGTACCTCTGGAGTCCCACAATACAGTGGCACAGCAAAGGCAGGAAGAAATGCTGTATAGAGCTGGATGTGGATGTGGCAGGTGCTGTTTTTCAAACAACTGTTCTGGAGAGTAGCCATGCTGCACCATTGCAGGGACCAACAGCATCAGGTCATTGCCAATAAGAACATCGAAGGAGTTAGATGGAGGCTAAGAAGCCCAGCTGTGCCTCATGCAAAGCCCTTGGCACAAGGTATGAACATGCTGCAGTTGGTGAGAATCAAGCAGCAGCTCCTGCCATCAGTGTTCCAGCCACCTGTTTTCCTTCTTCCGCTGTCAGATTATCTGTATATACCTGGTGGCCTGTGAGAACATGGCTAGGAAGACAGGATTTAGAAGTGATTGTACCAATTGCAGAAGGCAAACGTTAAGCAGAAATAAAGATTGTTACTGCCACAGTTATTGGGTTGAGGTGGAGGGGTATGACTCTAGGATGTTGCCCTTCTAAAGGCTGGAATACCATTGGCAGCCCACAGTACTTTGTAAATTTTCCCAGAACCACCTGCTGCAGAGAGCTGTGCCATGAGCTAGGCTGTAGGTACCTCTGGAGTCCCACAATACAGTGACACAGCGATGGTGGGAAGAAATGCTGTATAGAGCTGGGTGTGGATGTGGCAGGTGCTATTTTTCCAACAGCTGTTCTGCAGAGTGGCCATGCTACACCATTGCAGGGACCAACAGCGTCAGGTGCTGCCACTCCACAGTCTTTCGTGGTAGAGCCTCCCCTTGCCAACTGAGACCACAAGGTATTTCCGGACTCTCAAGAGTAACAGGAGACAATAAACACAGGAAGTGCCTGTTTGTTGTGCAAGGTTTAGAATCAGCCCATTTCTGAGAACAGGAAAATGAAACTAAATTTGTCTCTTCCCTGCAGAAGCAGCCATGGCTGCTGCAAATCCAGCACAACAGCTCCTAGCTGAACTGACTTGTTCGGTGTGTCTGGATTATTTTCAAGATCCAGTGGCTTTAGattgtgggcacaatttctgccagGCCTGCATCAGTGTGTGGTGGGAGGGACTGAAGACAGACTTCTGCTGTCCTGAGTGCAGAGAAACCTTTTCCCAGAGAAACTTCAAACCAAACAGACAGCTAAGGAATATTGTAGAAGCTTCCAGAAAACTTACACTGGAGTCAGCAAAAGAACCAGAAGTTGAGAGagtgtgtgaaaaacacaaaaGGGCTTTAGATGTCTTCTGCCAAGATGATCAAATACCCATGTGTATGGTTTGCCATCTGTCCCGAGATCACAAAGACCACACTGTGGTCCCCATAGAGGAGGCTGCCGAGGATTACAAGGTAAGAAATCACGGGACAGTGTAAGAGCTGGAATGGCCAGGAatggcttttaattaaaaaattattgCAAAAAAGAGCAGATACTGTTAGACACTCTTAAGAACAATATTTTCGCCATGAGAACAGACTTATAACAGACTGGTATTAACCACTTCTGCCCCAAAACATTTTTAGCACCAATAAGGACTCAGAAAAGTCAGTTCTGAATTGGCCCAGAGCtgaaatttatatatatatatagcacagAGCTATTACAGTGAAACTGCTGCTGACCGCAGACACATGTTTTGCTAGAAATTATAAATACATCTTTTATatagttgccaattttggttggaaatattcctggaggtttcataaCCTAATCTTTAATTAATCCTGAAAGGTTGGCAACCCTTATCTTGTGTGCATGTGTTGTTCACTTGTCATGAATCAGTGCAGCCACAGGAACTGCTGGATTTTCCTCAAAAAAGGCACATGACGGGGGAAAGTAGAAGTGTCCTAGCTGAAACGTGGCATATGAAAGAAGTACAGTTGGCTTCAATATTGTCACCTCTTAAAAACCACCAATAACTTCTGGAAGATCCAAATTTACAGAAATTTCAGGGACCTGGCAGTACTGACACACAAACTCTTCCAGTGAAGGTCTTACTCACCACATAAATCATTGTGACTGATTCTGCTTTTCTGTTTTTcatgttattttgtatttgttgtgtattttGGGGAAGAGTCACTCTCAAATATGGAGGTGAGACCTTCGAGTCTGTTATTTTTCACTGGTAAATTTTAGATAGGCCTAAATGTTTCTGCTCTACAACTTTTGACAGTGTTAGAAAGTGGTTCTGGGCTGAAATGGGTTAATAAGCATGTGGTACTAATCAGTTCTCATTCCTAAAATATTGTCCTCAAGGTAATATGCTAGATGGATATATTTAATCCTCTGGGTCACTTTGGAACCGTGTGTTCCAGGTCCTATTTGGTGTTTAAAAAACGGTTCTGGGCTGGAATGGGTTGATAACAGGGTGCTAAAATCAGTTCTCATTGGTAAGATATTGTCCTCAAGGTGTTTTTTGGTGTTTAAAATATGGTTCTGGGCCAAAACAGGGTATCACAATTCGTTATGAGTCTGTTCTCTTAAGTGTCTGTAACAGCACCTGCTGGTTTTTGCAACAATTTTATTGATTAAAATGCCTTTCTGGGCGTTACTGGCTCATTCCAGCTTTTACACCATCATCATCCCtatatttctgcctctgggcatgcaccCTGCTGTCTCTTTCTAGGTATCCAGATGCCTATTTCTCACTTAAGCCCCAGACTGATTCACAATCTGGAGGAAGACAGACGTTTGGCTGCCTGGCTAGAGTGTGCGGTCTGACCTGGCAGGTGACCTCTGAGCACACCTCCCGGATCAGCCTCACCCTTCTAACTTTTAGTCCAGGGGTTGCAGTGCTCACCTGATATGTAGGAAACACTGGTTCAAGTCCCTCCTCCACCTGTTGGGAAGGGATTCGAATGGGGATcagccacctctcaggtgagtgccctaaccatgggCTATGGTGATGTGGGGCTCCTTCCATCTCCTCTGTCAAAGCTGTTCCACTGGGGATAAAGAGTCATttggaccagagagagagaccacaagcatgagaatgactGTCTAGCCAggtagttagagcactcacccattttattatgtatttaatattcttgaaaatataaaaaatgtgggGAAACCCTCCAAAAGCACCAAAACTAaaccagtttttcttttttttaggaCCAAGTTCGGAGCCATTTGGAGATtttgaagaaagagagagaggagattcGGTCATTTAAATTGAGTGGGGAAAGTAAAAGCCAGGAACTGCTGGTAGGTGCCATTATTACTGAGAAGCAAATGTGCCCAGGGACATTATCAACACACGGCTTagcctgaggcctggtccacactaggtgggggattgatctaagttacacaacttcagctacgtgaataacgtcgctgaagtcgacgtacttacatctacttaccatggtgtcttcactgcagtaagtcgacagttgatgctctcccattgactccgcctgcacctctcgccctggtggagtaccggagttgatgggagagcactcggtggtcgatttatcgtgtctagactagatgtgataaatcgaacCCCACTTGATCGATCACCGCCCGTTGATCCggcgggcaggggcagctctagcttttttgctgccccaagcacggcagtcaggctgccttcagtggcatgcctgtggaaggtgtgcccgtcccgcggcttcagcatacctgccgccaaattgccgctgaatctgTGGGATCGGCggccctcccacaggcatgccgccgaaggctgcctgactgctgccctcggaGCAAACAGcagggcaccccccgcggctttacgccccaggcacgtgcttggagcgctggtgcctggagccgccgctgctggCGGGtgctgtagacaagccctatgtgtCATAAGAAGAATAGTGAGCAACATGTTCCCTTTTGAGAGAGACTATTACTTATTTATTGTCATTGTAAAGAGAAATTTctagtttatggaaaatagagcaTTAAAGAAAGAGTTTTAATAATCCTAATATTTTCACTGATAATGTGAGCGTAATTTGTAATTTGGTTACTTAACAGTAGTTTCTCCTTTAGTCTTTCAACTACGtctggtcaacatttttcaaccaaaaaacCTTCCTGAAGATAGATGGGGTTTAGTAGAAAACAacttttttcatggaaaaaaatcatttgcaacaaaattttcatttttgacaGGCAATTTCAAAATGAAGCAAACGTTTTTGTGTCATTTCCTTCTGaaattttaattttggttttaaaaagctGACAAACTttcaaaatttcagattttttaaaatccttttcttgCCCTTTTTATTCACACCTTTTAGCCAATGAGTACACAAAAATGAATAaattccagggtttttttttacttagtttttatttttgtcGCTTTTTGGAAAATGGAAGAATTTTGAAGGGGtacagagaaaaataaataaaaagaaaaaaggggggaATGAACATTATTTTGTTGCATTTTGGGAAAAGGGAGGGAACGGGAGAAACAAAaatgtgaaaattttcaaaagttattttaagGTATTTTTCAGAGAAATTAAAACTAGTTCCATTTTGAACATTGAGAAACAGaaacaactttgaaatttcaattatttttgcaaATTCACCCCATGCCCCAATTTTTTGGCCAACTTTACTTTCCACTGAAATAACCACAACAGGACAATCAGTGCAGCTGCTATAAGAATTGGCTGCCCCACAGGCTGGTCACTTAAGGCCTAAAACAAAGCACAAGAACGTCATTGGAACGACTCCGGGTcagttcagtgagctttggaacaGAAGATCTGGGTTCCAAATCTGGTCTGATTTCCTTGCTCCTAGGGCATCAGGGGCCAGAGAGTGCTCCAGAAACTGCATGAATTGGTGGACATCTGTCCAGTTCACATGCACTCATTCCTAAGCAACCTGCAAACTCAGATTTGCATGTACAAAAAGGGGTCTTCTCAGCAGCCCAATTTGTGCTCAAGGTCACTGTGTGGCTTAAAATTCAAGATTTATGATTTGCCAAATATTATGTATCCAAAACTGTTTTCAGAACTAATGAGAGCAAATGATAGAGCTCAAATTttagtaccttttttttttaaggccctttatgtatatatgtattttgTGGACAGCTTGTGTTCCCCAGTTCAAGTCTAGTGCTTCTTAGTTTGGGTTCTGCTGTTTCCTCTACTAAAATTATCCTTGCCAGTCAGTTCTGAATCCCACACCTGCTGTGCTTCCTGTTACTAGAAGGATCTGGTTTTCTACAAGCCACAGATCACAGATTATCCAATTAATGCGAGAAAAATTCATATTCTAAACACCAGTTAGGACTCTTGAAAATCTATTGGAAAATCTTCTCTCTGCATAGCATAGAGTATGTTCTCCATAAAATGTCAGAAGTTAAATTCTGTGGGGTTGCAATGACATGCTACCATGTGCAAAAAATGTCCCATGGCTCACTCCGTATTCTTGTCCTTCACCTGTGCTTTTCCTGTTCGTATCTTGTCATTTCAGAAACAGCTACAAACTGAGAagcagaagattgtgtctgaatttcagcaatTGAGCCAGTTTCTGAAGGAACAAAAGCGACTCTGGCTGGCCCAGTTGGAAGAGCTGAATAAGGAAATTAAAAACAGGAGGACTGAGTATGTTACCAAATTATCTGAGGAAATATCTTCTATCAGTTCCCTGATCCGGGAGATGGAGCAGAAGTGCCAGCAGCCAGTGAGagaattcctgcaggtgagacgGTGTTAGAAACACCCCAGAACCTTTCACAGTTAAAGGAAGTCTCCTAATGCTTCACTTTTGGAGTGTACGAGTGAATGGTCATAACATACAGTCTTGTTACAATATacattattttttcattaaagtcaatggaaatatacTTCTTGAGTACAATGAGCATTAGATCGAGCCCTAAATGAAAAGAAATTCCTCTTTTGAATTCTAATGGGAGAAAACTCCTCCAAAAATGGCAAACTCCAAACTCTGTTCTTCCCGTCTCCTAATGCAAGAACAAAGGGACATTCAAtaaaattagaattcaaaactgaTCCAACTAACACTTTTTCACACATCACATAATTAGACCATGGAAGTCATTGTCACCGGATGTTGTTTAGACAAAGCATTTAGCAAAACTCAAAAAGTGATCAGATATTAATATGGATGACAGGAATATGCAGAgtgatattaaacctcatgcttcattGCTTCAACTAGTCGCTAACTATTAGAGAGAAGGATGAGAATGTGGGAGGCAGATtattttacaccttcctctgaagcatctgatattgTCCACTTTTGGAGACAGAATACTGACCAGATGGACCTCCTGTCTGATCCAGACTGGCATTTTCTGTGTTCCAAACACTAACTTCTGAAGATCTAAGATGGAACCTATCATTAATTATGGAAATAGCTAAGAAGCTGAGTTTCCATTTAAAGCCTCATTTTGCCACTCTTCCTACCTACcacaaaaagggaaaatattggCCTTAACATTGATACAAGAGGTGTGAGGCTGTGGTGATTTTTCTGACAGAACTGAAGTTAGTTAGGGAAGCTGTTCATTTCTTATGGTACCCTGAAAGTATAAGTAGTCGTTAGAATTCCAAAAGCCTTCTAATGACTTTAATTTTCAAAAAATGCCTCTAactaggaaaaaaagaaaaaaaagatgagaAATAAAACAAATCATACTGGACTTCTGAGGCTGATATCTAGGGTCAAATTCTCTGTTGCAACCAATATCTGCTGTGGGCAGCATTCTTCACTCCTCAGGTTTCCTGCATTCATCCTGGGGTTTGGGATAGTGAATGGCCCTCTGTTACTCTGTACCCCACACCCATTGttctcagccagccccagctTCCTGTGGATGTCAAGAAGTCCACAGGACAGGCCTTCAGAGTGTTTGTGGGCGAGTGGGTAGAGAGTTTACAGCATGGGGGCAGCACAGCACGGGGGCATCCCTCCCTCTGGACCCACTGGAGTCTGCAGGAGGGGATCTTCTCCACACCTGTGAGTGTTAGGAAGATCCTTGTTCAATACTGAGCCCTCTGATTCCGTGTGCCAGCTGATTATCCAAATGTCATTACACGAAGAGTTGGTGTGCCTCCTTATAGAAACTttctaggcccagatcctgcagtcAGAGCATTTCTCCAAAAGAACAAAGGTAACACATTTAATGCTTTTGTTTGCATTAATAAATAACaaataatttctctttgaacCTCAAACTGTGAAGACAGAGTGAGTCCCCTCCAGAGCAGGAGGGATCCTTGATATGAGATATGAGACTGAATTTCCTTTTATCTTTCTCCTCTAGGACATCAAAGGCACCGTGAGCAGGTAGGTGGCTCCTTCTCACTCTCCCTTTCACTTCCCAATGCAGAGAAAGGGATTTTAAACATGAGACATTTCTCCCCATAGTCCAGCAGTGCAGAGTGTGGGGCTGGTTCCCAATCTCCCTCCCTTAAATCTAATCTTGGGGCTGTTGTCATTTTGACTAGACTCTAGAATAGAGCAGCCTGAGAAAAGAGTGATTGACCTATAGACGGGtattgatttgtagtgtggctggtGAAATGGAGACCTCAGGGGATTGGGGATGGAGAATGAGTCTTTCATTTCTAGGTCATAGACTCCAAACTCCACCCAGGTTGGTAAGGATGGAAAGTCGGTGCCATCTGATGACTATTCAATGAGCTGTTTATTAATTGTTTCTTATTATGCAGTGAGCTCTAGCCATGTGCTGGGCGTGGCAACAGATCTGATGGAAGAGAcgttccctgctctgaggagttTATAATGTGCTGTTATCAGTAGTGCTatggcagtgcctggaggctcaAGGCAAAATGAGGGCCCCacatgctgggtgctgcacagacacacagacagaggcagtccctgccccagggaggttacagtctaaatagacacaagagacacagggcagaggGAGGAAGGATTAAAATCAATTTAAGGGGACATTCAATAAAGTCAAAGTGCTgcactttggaaggaaaaatcaaatgtacaactatgaaatgggaaataactggggaggcagcaggactgCGGGAAAAGATCTGGGGGTTGCAGTGGATCACACAGTGAAGGAGTCGGCAGTGTGATGCtcttgtgaaaaaggcaaatgtcattgTGGGATGTTGTCCCAGGTTGCTGTATTCACCGCaggtggtgcctcctcctggctgctctggggattagctcttccAGGGCCAACCTCTCCCCTTGCGTCTCTCCGCTGTTGTCTCTCTCTAACTCTGCAGCCTCATCTCtcactccaggagctgcagcttcctctGCGTGACTcagcctccagccaggtcactaaatggtttccccttctggggtgcaGAGTCTTGCTGGTCCCACTGCCCAGGCAGGAGCACCgccagcatttttgccgccctaggcggtggaaggtcccgcccctgaaatgccgcccccgacagaggTGGCTGAAGATCCGGTCGCCGCCCCCCAAAcgttagtgccctaggcgaccgcataggttgcctaatgggttgtgccggcCCTGTGCCCAGGCATTGCCACTCCATccgtggctggtaggggaactcgAGCCGCCCACTGCTCCAgggtccagcccagggaccctaccaCACGCAGGCAAGGTCTGctgtctccc
This DNA window, taken from Mauremys reevesii isolate NIE-2019 unplaced genomic scaffold, ASM1616193v1 Contig1, whole genome shotgun sequence, encodes the following:
- the LOC120392424 gene encoding zinc finger protein RFP-like codes for the protein MAAANPAQQLLAELTCSVCLDYFQDPVALDCGHNFCQACISVWWEGLKTDFCCPECRETFSQRNFKPNRQLRNIVEASRKLTLESAKEPEVERVCEKHKRALDVFCQDDQIPMCMVCHLSRDHKDHTVVPIEEAAEDYKDQVRSHLEILKKEREEIRSFKLSGESKSQELLKQLQTEKQKIVSEFQQLSQFLKEQKRLWLAQLEELNKEIKNRRTEYVTKLSEEISSISSLIREMEQKCQQPVREFLQDIKGTVSRCKREKFENPVAFSSDLKWRIWDSSQNSAVLVTIVKKFKDSLSSRQQLDIVNMTLDPDTAHPDLTVSADQKTVRLGCTRQALPDNPERFDTAPCVLGFEGFTSGRHSWEVEVEEMGVCAVGVARESVSRKGGIQVNPEQGIWAVEGWGDQYWALMSAEQRIRLSLSQAPRRIRVYLDYERGQVMFFDAGHRDPIFTFPPASFAGERIRPFFQAGVSVPVFGVLGTVRLTLCP